The following proteins are encoded in a genomic region of Acipenser ruthenus chromosome 4, fAciRut3.2 maternal haplotype, whole genome shotgun sequence:
- the LOC131737053 gene encoding uncharacterized protein LOC131737053 has protein sequence MGLAPERERLSALGLSTAVISTIQSARAPSTRSQYAYKWQLFQSWCLAEGHDPVSCPMAVILQFLQKLLDEGKSPSTLKVYLAAISACHVRIDGLSPGCHFLASQFLKGARRLRPPRSTSLPSWSLDVVLEALTKAPFKPLHSMDMKSVSIKTAFLLSVVSAKRVGELHALSVHSSCTLFAGVGSKVSMRPNPAFLPKVISPFHMNQQVELMVFHPPPFSSPEEERLHMLCPVRALRCYIDRTRTVRQTEQLFICHGSKTLGQPLSKQRLSHWIVDAIQLAYDSMGLPPPGQLKTHSTRGMATSWALFRGVPMSDICAAASWVTPHTFTRFYRL, from the coding sequence atgggcttggcccctgaacgggagcgcctgtcagccttagggctttcaacggcggttatatcgaccattcagagtgcgagagcgccctctactcggtcacaatatgcgtataagtggcaattgtttcagagttggtgtctggctgagggccatgacccggtctcctgccctatggcagtgatattacagtttctgcagaagctgctagatgaggggaaatctccctctacacttaaagtgtatttagctgctatttcggcttgccatgtacgcattgacgggttatcacctggttgccattttctggcatctcagttcttaaagggcgcaagacgcttgcggcctccaaggtcgaccagtttaccgtcatggagccttgatgtggtgctagaagcccttaccaaggcaccgttcaaGCCTCTCCACAGTATGGATATGAAGTCcgtgtctataaagactgcgtttttgctatcagtggtatcagcaaaacgtgtgggcgagttacatgcactttcggtgcattcatcatgtactcttTTCGCAGGAgtcggttctaaggtctccatgcgtccaaatccggcctttttaccgaaggtcatatccccgtttcacatgaaccaacaaGTCGAGTTGATGGTGTTCCATCCTCCTCccttttcttccccagaggaagagcggttacacatgctctgccctgtgcgggcattgaggtgttatattgaccgcacaaggactgtgaggcaaacagaacagctgttcatatgccatggttctaagactttgggtcagccgttgtctaagcaacgcctttctcattggatagtggatgctattcagttagcatatgattctatgggccttccgccaccagggcagttgaagacacattccactaggggtatggcaacatcctgggccctctttagaggcgtgccgatgtctgacatttgcgctgcagccagttgggttacaccgcatacatttacaaggttctaccggtta